The DNA region TTACTTTGTTATTGTTTGCCGATAAAGTTTTGAATTACACGCTAttgaaatgatttattttactgTTGGTTCGAGTACTATCATTTGGCCCGTATAATGAATAAACAATCGATGTTAATAGTTATATTTCATAGTAAATAGCGTTTTTTCACGGTAGTAGCTTCAACGGTAATCATTTTTCATGGGGCGATtagggaaaaaatttttttttttatttttaattacgtATATTGACTTTGGCAAAACTATCCGCATGATGttttatatctataataaataaaaatttataaaatgaagagGGACAACTACTTGAGGGAACATCTACGTCACTATGCTAGCTGAAGAATACCTGGACAACTTCTCTGTCATTTGCTGTTTTTTGAAGGTCAATTTTTGGATACAAGAAAATCAACTATTTGGAGCTATTGGATTTTCATCTACTTCAAgatttttcaagattttcaaCACTTCATCATTTGCAGTTCTACAAGACTTCAAGATATTTTCGATTTCCTCAAGATACCTCAAGACTTCAATGTTTTCTGaagcattttaaaattttcaacacttCAAGATTATCAAGACTTAGATTCTCAAGATTTTCAAGATATtcaattcatattttaaaatttccagCACTACAAGATTATCAAGACTCAGGATACCTCAAGAGACCTCAAGATTCCTCAAGATTCCTCAAGATACATCAAGCCTAATATTTtcaggatttttttattttcagcacTTCAAGATTATCAAGACTCAGGATACCTCAAGAGACCTCAAGATACTTCAAGACTTCAATATTTtcaggatttttttattttcagcacTACAAGATTATCAAGACTCAGGATACCTCAAGATTCCTGAAGATACTTCAAGCCTAATATTCtcaggatttttttattttcagcattttaaaattttcagcacTACAAGATTATCAAGACTCAGGATACCTCAAGATTCCTCAAGATACTTCAAGCCTAATATTTtcaggatttttttattttcagcattttaaaattttcagcacTACAAGATTATCAAGACTCAGGATACCTCAAGAGACCTCAAGATTCCTCAAGATACTTCAAGCCTAATATTTTCaggattttaaaattttcagcacTTCAAGATTATCAAGACTCAGGATACCTCAAGATACCTCGAGATTCTCCAGGATACCTCAAGATATCTCAAGATACCCCAGGATCCTTTAAGATATCTCAAGACACTTCAAgactttaatattttgaagATTTTATAGTATAAGCGTCTCACAgtgaatcaaaattaaaaatgtcctATCACAGCGAGTGATAGTGGCATAGTGAATTAGGCTAAAAAATGTTTCATGAGTAGATAagtatagattttttttttttttcttacgtAAGCGTCGGCTGATCAGTACTTGCTGCCATGAGCGCAATCGAAACGAATAATTCTAGCTGCAGTTAGATAGCGTGCGAAAAGCGAGCCCAAAGCGTAAGCGTGATAAGAGTGGATTAGGTCTACCGGAGAAaccactgaaaaaaaaacgagccaAAGATGTCTTACCTCTTGGGTGGCTGGGAAAAGACACGTGTATTATTGacattaatgatttatttatctctTCATAGTTGGACtctgatttaataatatactcattatatttttttgcctAGAAACTAATAcgttttcatttaaaaaatttaaaaactcgcaaatgattaattttttttctatcaataacTAATGCTTGGCCCactatagaattttttttgccCTTATTAAAGcctctctttatttttctcgACAAATGTTACCAATATCTAGCCTTTTTTTCGgagttttttttgaaaaataaataattagcaataaataattctcGATTATCATCAAAAGACTTGTATGGTGATTTAAATGACGATAATGATTCTGATAAAAACACAAtacaagtataataaaataaaataaataaaactagcAACTGACTAATTTCTTTATAACTCTTCATGgaaatgaattgaaaaaacgaaaaaaaatttcaaatgtaaattaaCAACTATAGAAATTGATaagtagaaaaattttaaatcatattttattatgaaaaaaaaaaatagcttataaataattattaacacaatttaattatcattatattactttaatttttttatttatttaaattaaaaaaaaaaaataataatatacgatttaaaaagaaaaaaataggtcaggataataaatataaacttttcatttattaatttctagtttctttattaatttcataaagCAATACAATGCACCTGATATATTCAATCCATATATTgtccacatattatttttgtttttatattaaattgcagttaacaattttttttattaaattaaattttaaaatgattctTTTCTTTCGTGAGTTGTATTTTTCCAACAAGAAAATatcacaaaatatttttattttctttctacATCTGtcaacttgtttatttaaatcataaatgtatttttttttatttatttttatattaatttgtcgTTACAATATCTTGTCTCACTGATTtctatcatatatatatttctttctatATTGTGATTATTACATTTTATGTGGACTCAAATTCCTCATTACAAATGACAATACATAATCAATAATTCATCTCAAAGGCAtgataattatacattatCAATATCCTACATTTTTATACAGTACtgttaacttaaaaaataaaacattgtcagacaattaaaaatattttgtataataaaaaaattagaaacttgataaaaattatttcattcataattttatctCACTAtgagtatttaattattataatgattaatcaGTTTTACGAAGAAATacagatgataaaaataaaactcaacTTGACTTGtactaaaattaatgaatcaatAGAAACtcatgattttcttttttcttattctgGCAAGAATTTTAAGCTCttgaaaatttctaaaataacttaaaattgttttaacaattatttttttttaaacataatattGCTCCAAAATATTGATTACATATTAAACTGACtaaatcaattgttatttttaaaaaagaatataatttaaaaataatattagtaaattaaaaacttttttattttttatttttataaataaaataaaacgacaAAAGCGTCACTCGTTATAATAActgagataaaaatatatacttaaatgcattttttttttgttcaataaaatgGAATTGAGccgagtaaataaaaatatttaaaaaaaaatcattacaaaataattattgatttaaaataaattgtaaaaaaaaaaaaaagtataaattggATATAGTCAACAACATTGTCTACATAATAATACATGTTATCTTATTATATTCAAAGATAGTAcgcaaattattatatatatataatgtcaaatattaattagactattattactattatttaaacaatatatatcagtgtataattaattaattattaattatattatctatGTGCACATGCCgcattcataaattaattaatttaatttatctataagTTTAATgacttaataaattattaactattgTTTATGACGATTTTAATTATAGACggtattttctattattatatttacatttacataacatttttttttttcaataatatttatgcctttgatgatttgtttttttcttttgttcaattattttattatcattattaaattaattagtcaattcggttaattaataatactaattaattcaattttgtgtcgttttttttttattattaacaatttttttttctaaacaagttttattgtttttttgaaggttttttttttagaataaactAAAGTAAACTTTGTACATGCAATGTAAAGTATTAAtggaattgtttttttttttttttttcagtatttaGAACACTTACTTTTAATTAGTCTTTTGGGACATTTTTTTATGTCCAGTATTATCTGAGTTTAAGAGTCAAtcagtcattatttttttttagttatttttttttctttttcttttcttaaaaatactacacatggatttattttttaatacatttttttttatgcagtATATATAACCGTGTGTCAAAATCCATTtaactgttttattttattttttttcaattttttactaAAGCTCAAACTGGCAgtatgacattttttaaaattaaatcatctattttttttttttgttttttttattaataattttatataattattcatttacgcgatatatatattattttttttttaaattccaaaatttaataattttatcatttagaattgctgatttatttttatgtaattaaatttttctgttaatacttattatttttaaatcactcaaaaaattacagtgattgttatgtttttttttttttattaatatattttctaaaatcaataaaaaataattaaaaaaatattttaaattgattgttttgtAAACGTCATAAGAACATGATTAGCTGGGCAAGATTTGACaatgtgttattatttttttgctcattTAAAAACACAGCTAcagtatttctattttattgaattttttctcaatggAGATTGTAATTAAGTATCGAAATTTCGattgtaataattagatatgtttttttttttttttatctatataataaatatttatataaattgtttttttttttgaacaaaaatCATAGGTGGTAGGAGTCTGTTGTTGCTATAATATCTATGTATTATAATTTCGAATATAATTTCGATAGTTTGGACtggatttataatattttcataacattatatattcaacttAATTTTTAAGGCTCGTATTTTTTCGtcatctattttattataaaaaaaaacaaacaaatattgattgaattttttttctatatatataaaatggaaTGTTGattggaaaaatgaaaatttcataatgaaattaaatatatactttgaactttttcataatatattgtgtatcaaacaatataataatgataataaaataataatttgtcttATTTTGCTAaagacatgtttttttttgttttttaaataattaacaattatttataatatacaataatgatacttaaaaaataatgttgttaaagaatgataataattttaacgaatgtaaaaatttaaatgatttgttgttgttatagcGAGTATATCAAAACAAAAGAGAAAAgcatgatatatttttttattatactcttCGTACTTTAGCTCTTTCACCAGTATTATTAtcacgatgatgatgatgatgttgattattatttttaccatgaCGTTCACGTTCACGATCATCTTTTCTCAATTGTTTACTTGGCTCGCGTATATTTGTCTGTCAGTTGGCATAATGATCAAATGAACCCAAATATTCTAAACTAGCACGATAacaaaattgatattgatccTCAGTTTGTACCATTGCTGGACGTTGTGTACGTAAAATTCTAACAGTttgaaatatatcaacaacTCCTTCATATTGCATACGTTCTAAAACAATACTTAATGTTATAAATACACCAGTACGTCCAACACCAGCACTACAATGTACTGTTATTGGTCCATCTTGGCCAAATTGTTCTTTTGTTTTATGTACTTGtccaataaaatcaataaaaccaTCACCAGATTTTGGTACACCTTGTTCTGGCCaatcaataaattgaaattgtcGTACAGTACGACTAGCACCATCACGTGCATCTGTTACTTTAAATTCACGTAATATATATTGTGGCATATTATATTCAGCAATTGGATCAACAACAAAACATTGATAACGTATTGATCTATCTGATGGCCAATATTGATGACATTTTTCACGTcccatttcttttaattttgttaacataacaacaattgttgaattatGTTCCCAAAGCATACGCCAAAAATCATCAGTTGTATCATTAAGTGGTCCTTGTGTTGCAATATATGCTGTACGATAACGATAACCATCAATGAGACTTGCATTTATATAATCAGAACCTTCAATATTACGTTGTGGTTGTAAACATGCACGTGTACATTCATATGGTAATATATGTACAAGAcgatttttatgtttattacaTGGTAAATTTGCTGATATAAAACGTgttgaatcatttttaatatttgataattttttaaattcaagttcCATACCagttaaattatcaagttcagcttgcattaatttttgtatatgtgAATGTAAATTTCTTGCTGGTATTTCTGTATTACCAGATACAACTGCTTCAAGTAATGCatcatgtataaatatatattgatctTCAGTTTGTACCATATAATTACGTTGTGCACGTAAACATGTTACATGTCCATAaatatcaatcattttttcatgtttaataCGTTCAAGCATtgaatcaataacaataaaacaacCAGTTCTACCAACACCAGCACTACAATGTACAACAAGTGGTCcagaatcatttaaattaagtGTTTTAACACGAcgtaaaaattgtaaaaatggtGCTGGATGTTCTGGTACACCATGATCTGGCCATGCTGTAAATTGTAGTTGTTTTATTTCACGTCTTTCAGAATAACCATTTCTACATACTTGAAATGTTCTTATTGAATATGTTGCTAATTCTTGTACATCACTTATTGTTATTGTCATTTGTCCATATGTTTCTGATCCACGTGTTGGCCAATATTGATCACATTTAATACGTGTTCTTTCTTCAAGTTTAGTCATCATAACAATTGTACTTGTTCTTAGTTCCCAACACATACGCCAAAAATCAGCAAATGTTTCTTGTAATGGTCCTTGTGTTGCAACATATGCATTTTGTTTTCTATAACCATCACAATAATTTGCATTGATATAATCAGAACCAGATATACCATCAATTGTTTGTAATATAACACGTGAATGATCATATGCAATAACATTTGCATAACGATTttttgatgtatttatttCCATATTTGAATGATCCCATGTAAATTGTTGTCCTGGTTCAATTGATTCATATTCTTgactgaattttaaattatcatttgattttaaacGTTCAATATGATTACCAAGTTCACTTATTGGTATTGGTGGATGTGATATCATACCAGGTGTTTGAAAATTAAGTCTTCTCATTTCAACTGGATCAGATGGTGCATGACTTGAGCTTATATCTGCTGCCATTAATGGTCTTGTAACAGCTGTTTGATCTGGTGTTTTACATGGTTGTCTacgttttttaataacaaataataatacaagaaaTACACTTGTCATTAGAGCAGCAATAATTGGTCCCACAACCCATACCATACCTGGTTCTTGTCCACTATTTGTAACAGATATTTCTGGATTACCATCAACTGGATTATTTGGATTTGGTCTACTTGGTGGATCACCAGCTGGTACTTCACGCATATCAAGTGATAAATATTCAGAAAATGGTGATGatgtatataaatgttttttaggTGTATCAACAATTGCACGTACAAATATTCTATAACGTAGTTTAAGTTTTAATTTACGATTTTCAAAACCTTCATAAATATCACCACCACCTAATTGAAATGTATATGGTATTGTTCTGTGTGAAAATTTAGCAGCAATATATGGTGATTTATCAGTtacttgttgctgttgttgtagttgttgatttaatattgttgatgattctttatttattgttgttgtcgttgttgttgttataataTCCTCGGTAAATTCATCTGGTGATTTATTTGCTGTTGATGGATCTTCAggtacaacaattaaataataatatgcaaTTGGTCCATATTCTTCGGATGCTTGTGGTAATATAACTTGTATTTCTTCACCTTTAACAACACCATAAAAATCTGGTTTAACCATTGGTTTTGGTGCAGCCATTTCAGTTGTAACTGTTATTTTAGCTGGTGGTTTATATGTATTATCAGCTGATACAGCACTTACATTAACATTATATGTTGTAAATGGttgtaaatcatcaattgttgatgttgttaaaTGTGCTTCAATTGGTAATGTACGTGGTAATATTTTACCAGTTTGTGTTATACCTTGTGAATCAACAAATTCTTTAATAGcatcaaatgatattttataacttATTGGATTAAGTCTTATTGGTGGTGTCCATGATAATGTCATTGAATGTGTTGATGTATCAGATGCACGTAAATTAAGTGGTACATCTTCTGGTTTAACTTTAACAGTTACTTTTTGACTTAATCTACCAAGACTATGTCCTTTATATCTAGCAGCAACAGCAATTGCATATTCAGTATCACGTTCAAGATTTTCTAAATCAGCTGATTCAGTTAAACCAATTAGTTTTTGTTTCCATTCATCAAGATCCTCAACAGCAgtcattgtataaaaaattttataaccaattattttatcacgaTTTGGTACTGGTTCCCACCATACTTCAACATTTGATTCTGATGTTGCAATTGCTTTAACATACATTGGTGCACGTCCAATATCTTTTTctgtaataattgttattttttcagaaaatgGACCAGCACCACGTGATGTATGTGCTCTAACATGAAATACATATTCAGTTGCTTCTTCAAGATTTGTAAATACAGCTCTTAATTGTGTTGTATTTCTTTCTTCAATTGTactatgatcattttttttatgaaattcaaCATCATAACGTATTATTTTACCATTACGATGATGACGTAATGGTTTATCCCATGTAACACATACTGTATCTGGTGTTTGAAAATgatatgataaatttgttgGTGGTGCTGTTGGTTCACCCTCTGGACTTTCCCAATAACGTACTGTTTCTTGTCCAAtaccattttgattttttccagCAACATGAAATTCATAATGTACACCTCTTTCAACTTCTTCAATTCTATATGTATATTCATTTggattatcaataaaattttcttttaatgtttgatttttaacaccatgttttattaaatatccCATTAATTTTCCAGCAGATTCACTTGGTTTTGCCCATTCTAATTCCAATGTTATTGGATCTTGTTTAATAaccctaattaattttaaaatatataatttattattataaatccttgttattaaattataattattattttaatagaaataatatttatgagaTAATCTGGATGGTGGGATTAACTTACTTAACATTTAGTTGAGGTCTATTTGGTACACCTCCGGGAGTTCTAACATGAACAGGAGCTGAACGATCACCATCTCCTCTTCTAGTTACAGCTGCAACTTGTACGTGATATTTTGTGTCTGGTTGTAAACCAGTTACATCGATTGACAATACTTCACCCTCTTGTACTTCACGTCTTATTGGCTCGTTGAGTAAATCTTTGccctttttaataaaatattaataattaatatcaagttAATGTCATtcgttttattaaaaaagcaatattattaattatttaattattaaactaattattattattattattgtctttCATACTTCTTCTCTAACTTCTTGAATATGAACATGATAACCTCGTATAACACCATTTTGATCATTTATTCTTGGTGGCTTCCATTTAACTCTAATTGTCGTTGAATTAATTGCTGTTGCAGTAACATCCTGAGGATTTCCGGGCACtgtgaaatattaattaaatattagcaATTTGAAtacattgattatttatatataaaacaatttttttttcaacacattGATCCACACAATCAttcatacaaaaatttttttataattaatcaagtatgattgtatatatatttgatgaaaataataataaacataaaaatcaacttataaaataatataattaataaataataaatataattaaattatttaattttgttagttaaataaaataatataaaaaaacaattatttcacTTGAGaggtttttataattaatacaaatattgttgaagtttaaattattttttggaaagacaaaaaatactaatttaaCACATTCAAGTTTTGACTTCAAGTAATAATGAATTTGTACTTGATTACAatgtaaataacaaaaaaaaaaaccaactaaTTTTATGGTCAGTTGTGAAATTAGAAGATAGATATTtgcagaagaaaaaaataggaaaaaaaaatctcactGATGGATAAAGTATTACGGGTAAATTCATCAAgtgaatatacaaattaattattttttttcttaattctcTCAAGTGttgtggagaaaaaaaaaaacaaattaaaaaaaattacacaagaaagttataatcaatataaaaaaaataatattaaacataaaaaaattcattttataaaattataaattaaaaaaaaaattccagactaattaataataataataaaaaaataaattaaaagaaaataaaaaaaattacattcaaattcacaattaaacaaaaacagtatcataaaattaaatctctatatttcaagtatttttaaggCTTATCAGCCTCATCCCCTTATTTTCATCACCACACAACATTACTTGTACAATATCTAGACCTACCCCTCCAACCCATTTTGCGCACCCTCTTTCCGCcctttttcatttgaataccAATagtatttatatctttttttttttttcttccttttttttacgTGAATAAAGTCGTTTGTTTACTTCTTGATGTAATACTTGAAATGAAATACTTGTATATGCCATAAATACGTACAAATTTACAcaatgaacgaaaaaaaaatttaaaaaaaaaattaaataaaaatgaatggaCAATAATATTCTCACCGACGATACTATTGGAGAGTCCAtgatgagtaaaaaaaaaaaaaatgcgaagattatattttttgttaacttGATATTAGTTagcaaattattttgataaacacgaatataatattaaatgtgtGTGCAATTTAATTAAGCtgtgtaaatattaattacaatacgtcaagaaaaaaaaatttaataaataaaataaattgcatattatgtgcttgatatatttttgttaaaagtgTATTACTATTATTCACAATTCAtgcttatttatatttttttttctatataatttaataatatataaaggCATTTTGCGTTTAATGAATATACCaatgtttatattaataacaaattaaattataaaaaataatatttgccCGTCATGGACAATCCAGTATCCGACGATAAACAACTTATttcacaaatttaaaaaattgacaaaaaaaaataatatatatataaaataataaacaagtcaGTCATAGATATAaacacaatataaaaataattaatttacgatATTAGCAATGCCTACCTACAATATTTTTCGCGAGCAATTAAATTACACAGCTACTacgtttcaaaatttaatgaacttttaattgtattgtattgtttttttttattttctaagtaaataataatctgGCATAATATATTAGCAacagaaattttaataattaattatattcgTTTGCATATAATAATATGGATCATACTGTGTTTTGCATatattagttgaaaaaatacagtcaataatttattctGTCGAATATTTTGTCGACTGGTTacttaaatattgattattatcagcaacattgctatttttttttatgcttacATATTAAAGCAATTGCCACAATAGTCGTCAACGTCTTACAATTGTAGTTACAATATATTTACGTTATAGCCAACAAACGATCTTTGcgttttttgcaattttttatacaagcTTTTACACaggtttatatttattttactattttttttttcttttcatttttaagtTAGTCTTGCAATTGTAATGagggtaataataataataattacagttatctttttattttattttttaatcaattaattttttaattttaaaaagttttcgTCAACAGTCATgtcgagtttaaaaaaaaaaaaaaaattatatatatcaacttCCAACAATTTCAAGTGccaatgaattaaattattcaattatcttatattttatttaaatgcacagaaataatttaattttgtccctgttcattttttt from Aphidius gifuensis isolate YNYX2018 linkage group LG5, ASM1490517v1, whole genome shotgun sequence includes:
- the LOC122858016 gene encoding tyrosine-protein phosphatase Lar isoform X12, producing the protein MTPIFLVLLMAIDPMIAQSHVGNISDTMFITYMTSPPEILMRPQSQHVKAGGIASFYCRAHGAPPPQIHWRKKGKKVSSAQSRYHMKTYDDGALLRIDPVRDKKDDTTWECVAENGVGDAVTAEAQLSVHEPDNVPVGFPVITQSPTTKVVEMGHNAVLSCTAIGSPTPVISWIRNMLPINTSNPRYTVLDSGALQIDASEVEDQGQYECVANNTVGTEYSGAIQLYVRVRRLLPTFSIRPPPSSEVMMGASLNLTCVAVGAPMPYVKWRKEPATDMTPDDKLPIGKNVLMLTDIKESANYTCIAASDLGVIETVSMVKVQSLPGAPENVQVSEITATSVKLTWSYKRPDELQYYVIQHKPKHANQAFAEISGITTMYYHVRSLSPYTEYELYVIAVNAIGRGPRSHPVVVTTGETTATTNGGSRPGSAPRNLQVRPLSSSTMIIQWEEPETPNGQVTGYKVYYTTDLNQPMALWQHQVVNNNQLTTISDLIPHTMYTIRVQALTSVGPGPLSQAKQIKTQQGVPSQPENLSVVETGESSVTLQWSKPAHSAENILSYELYWNDTYAKEKHHRKLPVTTNYTLTGLYPNTLYYVWLAARSQRGEGATTIPYEVRTKQYVPGNPQDVTATAINSTTIRVKWKPPRINDQNGVIRGYHVHIQEVREEGKDLLNEPIRREVQEGEVLSIDVTGLQPDTKYHVQVAAVTRRGDGDRSAPVHVRTPGGVPNRPQLNVKVIKQDPITLELEWAKPSESAGKLMGYLIKHGVKNQTLKENFIDNPNEYTYRIEEVERGVHYEFHVAGKNQNGIGQETVRYWESPEGEPTAPPTNLSYHFQTPDTVCVTWDKPLRHHRNGKIIRYDVEFHKKNDHSTIEERNTTQLRAVFTNLEEATEYVFHVRAHTSRGAGPFSEKITIITEKDIGRAPMYVKAIATSESNVEVWWEPVPNRDKIIGYKIFYTMTAVEDLDEWKQKLIGLTESADLENLERDTEYAIAVAARYKGHSLGRLSQKVTVKVKPEDVPLNLRASDTSTHSMTLSWTPPIRLNPISYKISFDAIKEFVDSQGITQTGKILPRTLPIEAHLTTSTIDDLQPFTTYNVNVSAVSADNTYKPPAKITVTTEMAAPKPMVKPDFYGVVKGEEIQVILPQASEEYGPIAYYYLIVVPEDPSTANKSPDEFTEDIITTTTTTTINKESSTILNQQLQQQQQVTDKSPYIAAKFSHRTIPYTFQLGGGDIYEGFENRKLKLKLRYRIFVRAIVDTPKKHLYTSSPFSEYLSLDMREVPAGDPPSRPNPNNPVDGNPEISVTNSGQEPGMVWVVGPIIAALMTSVFLVLLFVIKKRRQPCKTPDQTAVTRPLMAADISSSHAPSDPVEMRRLNFQTPGMISHPPIPISELGNHIERLKSNDNLKFSQEYESIEPGQQFTWDHSNMEINTSKNRYANVIAYDHSRVILQTIDGISGSDYINANYCDGYRKQNAYVATQGPLQETFADFWRMCWELRTSTIVMMTKLEERTRIKCDQYWPTRGSETYGQMTITISDVQELATYSIRTFQVCRNGYSERREIKQLQFTAWPDHGVPEHPAPFLQFLRRVKTLNLNDSGPLVVHCSAGVGRTGCFIVIDSMLERIKHEKMIDIYGHVTCLRAQRNYMVQTEDQYIFIHDALLEAVVSGNTEIPARNLHSHIQKLMQAELDNLTGMELEFKKLSNIKNDSTRFISANLPCNKHKNRLVHILPYECTRACLQPQRNIEGSDYINASLIDGYRYRTAYIATQGPLNDTTDDFWRMLWEHNSTIVVMLTKLKEMGREKCHQYWPSDRSIRYQCFVVDPIAEYNMPQYILREFKVTDARDGASRTVRQFQFIDWPEQGVPKSGDGFIDFIGQVHKTKEQFGQDGPITVHCSAGVGRTGVFITLSIVLERMQYEGVVDIFQTVRILRTQRPAMVQTEDQYQFCYRASLEYLGSFDHYAN